A stretch of Eleutherodactylus coqui strain aEleCoq1 chromosome 9, aEleCoq1.hap1, whole genome shotgun sequence DNA encodes these proteins:
- the LOC136578714 gene encoding oocyte zinc finger protein XlCOF22-like, with amino-acid sequence MDIETNEDLAFGQNPSENSKGNLTLSVHHKIEDEYIPQHSSGENLITLNVQPGFHGTDLSSNPKEPTPDQSQMATTSAGQEGGRRFQSGESGNCLNKKLNDVDHEGRYIAERPHSCPECKKCFTYRFLLIRHEKTHTAEKPFKCSECGKCFTFKFYLTRHERIHTRREFSCSECGKQFKDSSALGSHRRIHTGDKPFKCSACGKCFTYKSRLSRHERIHTGEKSCSECGKRFADKWGLGIHKRIHTGEKPYSCLDCGKFFANNSAFNKHKKIHTGEKLFSCS; translated from the exons ATGGACATTGAGACGAATGAGGATCTGGCCTTTGGCC AAAATCCCAGTGAGAACTCTAAGGGAAACCTCACGTTATCAGTACATCATAAAATAGAAGATGAGTATATCCCTCAGCACTcttcaggagaaaacctcattaccCTTAATGTACAACCAGGATTTCACGGTACAGATCTATCATCTAATCCCAAGGAACCTACTCCAGACCAATCACAGATGGCTACCACAAGTGCGGGTCAGGAAGGGGGAAGAAGGTTTCAATCTGGTGAATCTGGAAACTGTTTAAATAAGAAATTAAATGATGTTGACCATGAGGGACGTTACATAGCAGAGAGGCCacattcatgtccagaatgtaaAAAATGCTTCACCTATAGATTCCTTCTTATTAGACATGAGAAAACTCACACAGCAGAGAAGCCATTTAaatgttcagagtgtgggaaatgttttacctttAAATTTTATCTTACtagacatgagagaattcacacacggcgggaattttcatgttcagaatgtgggaaacaatTTAAAGACAGCTCAGCTCTGGGTTCACAtagaagaattcacacaggagataagCCATTTAAATGTTCAgcgtgtgggaaatgtttcacttATAAATCACGTCTAAGTAGACATGAGCGAATTCACACTGGGGAAaagtcatgttcagaatgtgggaaacgctTTGCAGATAAATGGGGTCTTGGtatacataagagaattcacactggGGAGAAGCCGTATTCCTGTTTAGATTGTGGGAAATTTTTTGCAAATAACTCAGCTTTTAATAAACATAAGAAAATTCATACAGGAGAAAAGCTGTTTTCATGCTCATAA